tgatgttCAATTACAAGTCTTTTTGTGTGCTAAATTGCTAATTAACTAGCACTCGCACAGTGCCTCGAGCTTGGTGCGCGGCGTGGAGAAGTCGCCGGAGAGTATCTTGTCGGCGACGATGGCGTTGGCGTCCTCTGTGTAGTGCACGCCATCCCAGCTGATGTGCCTCTCCCCCTCCGGGCACGCCGTGGCCGTCGGCTGCCCGCACGTCTTGAGGTTCGCGTAGTTGTACGGcgggccgccatggccgcagCACGCCATCAGCGGCCGCTCGAAGCCGTACTTGCCGCTCCCCGCGGCGAAGAGGTCATACTTGATGGCGTACATGTCGGTGCACACCACGGTGGCCTCCGGCAGCTCGTCGCGCAGCCGGCggcacgcggcggcgaggccggcgttgagcgccgcggcggcggcgttgtaGCGGGCAAGGCAGCCGGCGGGGTCGAGCTCGTCGCCGGGCCTCTGCCGCAGCGCCAGCGTCTGCGGCAGGCAGCCCAGGGGTCCCGTGTTGTACACCCAGAACttgcgcgcgccgccggcgccgtggagCGTCCGCACGGCGCGCTCGAtctcggcgacggcggcggcgagcgggccgccgccgtcggggtCGACGATCTCCGGCAGCGTGAGGTTGGCGAGGAAGGCGACCGTGATGTCGTTCTGGCCGATGTCCATGGAGTAGACGGCGGACCGGAAGTCCTCCTCCCGGAGCATGGAGCCCCGCCCGGACGGCCGGAGTTCCGTCGTCCGGTTCTTGAAGTGCAGGAACTGGTTTGCCTGTGTGGCGATGGTGAAGGGGATGGCGCCGGGGCTCTGCGggtggctggcggcggcggcgccggccacggcgAAGTTGACGCCGCCGGTGAAGTCGGCGCCGGAGGACTCGAGGTACGGGCTGAGGTAGGCGATCCCCAGCTTCTCGGCTAGGAGGTCGATGTAGAGGCGGCCGTCGGACCAGCGGCCGGTGGTGCGGTGGAagaagcggcggccggcgggcgggCCGAGGTAGAGGCCGTAGGCGGCCGTGAAGGCGCCCGTGTCGGAGTTGGAGTCGCCGAAGTTGAACACCACGCACCTGCCATGCGCCCTCCGAGGGAGCTCACACCACTGCAGGAGCAGGATGAGGATTATTATCACCAGACCTCCATGAACTCTCACCATGTTCTTCTGTACTTTGCTATCGCAGATCTCGTCTGCTTGCGAGCTTGTTCTAGCGATTTGATCCGGAGCTCTTAAGCTCGATCTTCTGGAGGCGATTACAGTAGTAAACTGGGGGATTGGTGGTTAAGTCTTAAGTAAACATTACAAAATCTTGAGATCCGGAATGGCTGTCTGTAGACTGTACTCCGTATGAGTAGTTTATTCAGAAGCTAGTTGCACATTTCTCCGCACTCTATCCACTTGGTCTACTCCGGTAAAATGAAGCTCATTTTCGGAGGAGGGATCTTGGCGCTGAGATTTCATCTACGTTATAATTCTTATGGTCCGAATTTGTTGACGCAGCCACTTCACAAaatccctctcccttcctccggCCGTCGCGTCAAGCTTTtcggatcggagggagtatctgttTGCGCTTTCAGATGTAATAGTTGCATCTACTGTTCCTGCTTTTGCAGTAACAAAGTTAGGCAGAGGCATCCCCTCCCGACGTTCGCTGAAAAAAGAGAAGCTTAGTGTCGGGGAGTTGACAATTGACATGTAGTTTGTCCTGATGGAGAACGTGATTGAGCAATGCCAGCATGTGACCTTGGCCACAACGATTGCAACTGTTTTTCTTGACTGGCTAGGACCTAGTCATCAGTTGGAAATTTAGAATGCAAGAAGATGCTTGCATGGTGCTTCAAATATTGCCATCCTGTAAATGCAATTAGCCATCAACGAGAATACCAGATGATTGAGAATGAAAACTTCCAGAAAAATCCCTGACAAAACAAGTAGGGGATGACGGAGCTTCAAATATTGCCATTAACCTTGCGagttttgtgttttctctcCAGTAAATGCATATCGGAAACACATATTTTCTTCAGAGCGTCGTTAATCATATTGTGCTCTCAAGCTGCATGGAGCTCGCTCAAGCATTCATTTACAAATGGAAccgtactttttttttaagggaaatGGAACCGTACTTTGTATTTGAATCTGATACTATTTGTAGCctgttttgttcttttgttcATCAAGTCATGGATCGAATTCGAGTTTAAAATTTTATGGCATGTTAGATGTGTATGATGTGACAACCAACTCTGCCCAGCAGAACTCTCAGATCTCAACTGCTTGTTCCAGCGATCTGATCAGAAGCCCTTAAACTCCTTTAaaggtaattttttttgcgggaTTAGTGATTATATATTGATCTTAATTAAACATAACGAGGAGATGGAATATTGGGCTGCTTACGGAGTTTTGTAAAAAATCTTGAGATCCAGAATGCATGATTGTCTGCTTACAAAGATTATTCGTAAGCTATACATTTCTCCGGACTCTCTTTGGTTcagaaaaaacacattttcAGAGAAAGGGTCTTGGCTACGAGATTT
The Brachypodium distachyon strain Bd21 chromosome 2, Brachypodium_distachyon_v3.0, whole genome shotgun sequence genome window above contains:
- the LOC100833257 gene encoding GDSL esterase/lipase At1g09390; protein product: MVRVHGGLVIIILILLLQWCELPRRAHGRCVVFNFGDSNSDTGAFTAAYGLYLGPPAGRRFFHRTTGRWSDGRLYIDLLAEKLGIAYLSPYLESSGADFTGGVNFAVAGAAAASHPQSPGAIPFTIATQANQFLHFKNRTTELRPSGRGSMLREEDFRSAVYSMDIGQNDITVAFLANLTLPEIVDPDGGGPLAAAVAEIERAVRTLHGAGGARKFWVYNTGPLGCLPQTLALRQRPGDELDPAGCLARYNAAAAALNAGLAAACRRLRDELPEATVVCTDMYAIKYDLFAAGSGKYGFERPLMACCGHGGPPYNYANLKTCGQPTATACPEGERHISWDGVHYTEDANAIVADKILSGDFSTPRTKLEALCEC